GAAGGGGCTATCGGTGCAGACAGAGTCAAAGATGATACCACTGTTCGGACCCGTGCCCGGCGGGATGGAGATGATGGTGATCCTCCTCATCGCCGTCCTGCTGTTCGGCGCGAACAAGATCCCGAAGCTGGCCCGCTCGACCGGCGAGGCCATGGGCGAGTTCA
This region of Halorussus rarus genomic DNA includes:
- a CDS encoding Sec-independent protein translocase subunit TatA/TatB; the protein is MIPLFGPVPGGMEMMVILLIAVLLFGANKIPKLARSTGEAMGEF